A single window of Candidatus Cloacimonadota bacterium DNA harbors:
- the mobB gene encoding molybdopterin-guanine dinucleotide biosynthesis protein B: MKVFSVVGYTKSGKTSTVIELVKELKLRGYKVATIKDIHYEKFTMETENSDSWLHWKASKGVVFARGLNETYQIWHRQLALEEMLKHLNADYVIVEGMKTFPLPKIVCAKSKGELDELVDGTVFAISGIYANDNKSYKKFKVFHSKKQAKDLADIVEEKVFDVLPYPAEECCKACGFTCKEMVEKILTGEKTRADCVLDRSKQLTLKIDGKEIKIVPFVQNTFKDVILGFVKNLKGYKKGKIEIEIDE; the protein is encoded by the coding sequence ATGAAAGTTTTTAGTGTAGTGGGTTACACAAAATCAGGTAAAACTTCTACTGTAATTGAATTGGTAAAGGAGCTAAAATTACGAGGATATAAGGTTGCAACGATAAAAGATATACATTATGAAAAATTTACAATGGAGACTGAAAATTCGGATTCCTGGTTGCATTGGAAAGCAAGTAAAGGTGTAGTTTTTGCTCGTGGTTTGAATGAAACCTATCAAATCTGGCATCGTCAGCTTGCATTAGAAGAAATGCTTAAACATTTAAATGCTGATTATGTTATTGTTGAAGGAATGAAAACTTTTCCTTTACCAAAAATTGTGTGTGCAAAATCTAAGGGAGAACTTGATGAATTAGTTGATGGAACAGTATTTGCAATTTCTGGAATTTATGCTAACGATAACAAGTCTTATAAAAAATTCAAGGTATTCCATTCAAAAAAACAGGCAAAAGATTTGGCTGATATCGTTGAAGAAAAAGTTTTTGATGTTCTTCCTTATCCAGCGGAAGAATGTTGCAAAGCTTGTGGATTCACCTGCAAAGAGATGGTTGAAAAAATTCTAACTGGAGAAAAAACTCGTGCAGATTGTGTTCTTGACAGAAGTAAGCAATTAACCTTAAAAATTGATGGCAAAGAAATTAAGATTGTTCCTTTTGTTCAAAACACATTTAAAGATGTTATTCTTGGCTTTGTAAAAA